A part of Pectinophora gossypiella chromosome Z, ilPecGoss1.1, whole genome shotgun sequence genomic DNA contains:
- the LOC126379739 gene encoding uncharacterized protein LOC126379739 has product MRIKVHHLFLLILVGIIGITLGKDNNKTKLITGHKRHSYSQVKANYVRSKRALGDDEEDRPFWPHRGRRFPSYGKSDHERAPKMDKDPPFWGARGRRDRSALENYVGQEYPTTSTNAKLFATNCKQCIKTFVKNEQTDLEFSKERRDELSSPFWGNRGRRNSDDTAEENEPFWGNRGRRQSDEISEENNPFWGNRGRRNLDDNAEDNDPFWGNRGRRNSDESAEENDPFWGSRGRRQEEPVFWGSRGRRYDANAYDVEDPPFWGNRGRRDYKNRRREALKKVLKEAINTVEDNIESLTRMRRDNKFVPNSFWTSRGRDSQLKYLFKGRRHRYQNPTFLNASPDIHLKPTAVSTVLDDRIFAEEPHYIVIERSSRSSGEDDPFFISRGKKEFIRSHYSKAVRDRRGAIDELVKSVRNDPYYIARGKKDQPDIINGNSTSLHKELGKAKELICATIDLIFIKNEDGKTKREVNDNERERRTILKKLAAQLQMDPYFVSRGKKNESDINEDNLEEFFYEVSSKCN; this is encoded by the coding sequence ATGCGTATAAAAGTGCATCATCTCTTTCTGCTAATTCTGGTTGGAATAATTGGTATTACGCTTGGAAAAgacaacaataaaacaaaattaattacagGCCATAAAAGACACAGCTATTCTCAGGTAAAGGCTAATTATGTTCGCAGCAAACGAGCGCTGGGTGACGATGAGGAAGACAGACCGTTCTGGCCTCATAGGGGCAGGAGATTCCCGTCGTATGGCAAATCAGATCACGAAAGAGCACCAAAAATGGATAAAGACCCACCATTTTGGGGAGCAAGGGGCAGACGAGACCGTTCTGCCTTAGAAAATTATGTAGGTCAAGAATACCCTACCACATCTACTAATGCCAAATTGTTCGCTACGAATTGTAAGCAATGCATTAAAACATTTGTTAAAAATGAACAAACAGACTTAGAGTTTTCAAAGGAAAGGCGAGATGAACTTAGTTCTCCGTTTTGGGGAAATCGTGGACGACGAAATTCTGATGATACTGCTGAAGAAAATGAACCGTTTTGGGGAAATCGTGGACGACGACAGTCCGATGAAATATCTGAAGAAAATAATCCGTTTTGGGGTAATCGTGGACGACGAAATTTAGATGACAATGCCGAAGATAATGATCCGTTTTGGGGAAACCGTGGTCGACGAAATTCTGATGAAAGTGCTGAAGAAAATGATCCATTCTGGGGATCGAGAGGCCGTAGGCAAGAAGAACCAGTATTCTGGGGAAGTCGGGGCAGACGGTATGATGCAAATGCCTATGACGTCGAAGATCCGCCTTTTTGGGGAAATCGTGGCAGAAGGGACTACAAAAACAGACGACGGGAAgcattaaaaaaagttttgaaagAAGCTATAAATACAGTTGAAGATAACATAGAAAGTCTTACTAGGATGCGACGAGATAACAAATTTGTTCCAAATTCTTTTTGGACAAGTCGGGGTCGAGACAGCcaactaaaatatttgtttaaaggGCGAAGACATAGGTATCAAAATCCAACTTTTTTGAACGCGAGCCCCGATATACACCTAAAACCAACTGCAGTCAGTACAGTGCTCGACGATAGAATTTTTGCCGAAGAACCACATTATATTGTTATTGAGAGAAGCAGCCGTTCGTCGGGTGAAGATGACCCTTTCTTCATTTCTAGAGGCAAAAAGGAATTCATTCGCAGTCACTATTCAAAAGCAGTAAGGGACAGACGTGGTGCAATTGACGAATTAGTGAAGTCCGTACGTAACGACCCTTATTACATCGCGCGAGGAAAGAAAGATCAGCCGGATATAATTAACGGAAATTCGACTTCGCTACACAAGGAACTTGGTAAAGCTAAAGAACTAATTTGTGCTACAattgatttaattttcattaaaaatgaaGATGGGAAAACGAAGAGAGAGGTGAATGATAATGAGCGCGAAAGGCGAACGATATTGAAGAAGCTCGCTGCTCAATTACAAATGGATCCCTATTTTGTGAGCAGGGGCAAGAAGAACGAATCCGATATCAATGAAGATAATTTAGAAGAATTCTTTTATGAAGTATCTTCTAAGTGTAATTAA